The following coding sequences are from one Manis pentadactyla isolate mManPen7 chromosome 13, mManPen7.hap1, whole genome shotgun sequence window:
- the LOC118916113 gene encoding olfactory receptor 1361-like: MDRDNQTRVAGFLLLGLSGQSGQEEVLFGLFLWMYLVTVIGNSLIVLAISCDSHLHTPMYFLLASLSCVDICFSSVTVPKMLLNHTLGSKSICYVECMTQIYFFITFINMDGFLLSVMAYDRYVAICCPLHYTVIMKPKLCILLVAASWVITNLHALLHTLLMAQLTFCSNNTVHHFFCDPYAVLKLSCSDTSINELMVSVAGGLMSLTPFTCITVSYAFIFSNVLKLPSTHGIRKALSTCGSHLTVVSLFFGAILGVYMRPSSSYSVQDTVATVIFTVVTPLANPFIYSLRNRDMKAALRKLIIRRLILSRP; encoded by the coding sequence ATGGACAGAGACAACCAGACTAGAGTGGCAGGATTCCTTCTCCTGGGACTCTCTGGGCAGTCAGGGCAGGAGGAGGTCCTCTTTGGGCTATTCCTGTGGATGTACCTGGTCACCGTCATCGGGAACTCTCTCATCGTCTTGGCCATCAGCTGTGACAGTCATCTCCATACGCCCATGTACTTCCTCTTGGCCAGCCTCTCCTGTGTCGACATCTGCTTTTCCTCAGTCACCGTCCCAAAGATGCTGCTGAATCACACACTGGGAAGCAAGTCTATCTGCTATGTGGAATGTATGACCCAGATCTACTTCTTCATCACTTTCATCAACATGGATGGGTTCCTCCTGagtgtgatggcctatgaccggtaCGTGGCCATCTGCTGCCCCCTCCACTACACGGTGATCATGAAGCCCAAGCTCTGTATCCTGCTGGTGGCTGCATCCTGGGTCATCACAAACCTGCATGCTCTCCTGCACACCCTCCTCATGGCCCAGCTCACGTTCTGCTCCAACAATACTGTGCATCACTTTTTCTGTGACCCCTATGCAGTTCTAAAGCTGTCTTGTTCTGATACCTCTATCAACGAGTTGATGGTGTCTGTTGCAGGTGGACTTATGTCTCTTACACCATTCACATGTATCACTGTTTCATATGCCTTTATCTTCTCTAATGTACTGAAGTTGCCATCTACCCATGGAATAAGGAAAGCCCTGTCCACATGTGGATCCCACCTGACTGTGGTCTCCCTCTTCTTTGGGGCCATCCTGGGGGTCTATATGCGCCCTTCATCCTCCTACTCAGTGCAAGACACGGTGGCCACTGTCATCTTCACAGTGGTGACTCCCTTGGCAAatcccttcatctacagcctgcgAAATCGTGACATGAAGGCAGCCTTAAGGAAACTAATTATTAGGCGACTAATCTTGTCAAGACCCTAG